From Carettochelys insculpta isolate YL-2023 chromosome 22, ASM3395843v1, whole genome shotgun sequence, one genomic window encodes:
- the RBM10 gene encoding RNA-binding protein 10 isoform X2: MEYERRGGRGDRMGRYGAAERCQDDGADGRTQRDHDYRDMDYRSYPRDFSSHEAAPEYDSSEEQSAEDSYEASSGSETQHKRDSPTEPLGYPGDGDYRDQDYRPEPEEEQKASSIVMLRMLPQSATENDIRALLQAQGIQPREVRLMRNKASGQSRGFAFVEFNHLQDATRWMEANQRSLSILGQKASMHYSDPKPKINEDWLCSKCGVQNFKRREKCFKCGVPKAEAEQKLPPGSRLDQLVALSGRELSQGLLPLPQPYQAAMLSATQPLSQASEPSAENANDTIILRNLNPHSTMESILAALAPYAVLSASNVRVIKDKQTQLNRGFAFIQLATIVEAAQLLQILQALHPALHIDGKTINVEFAKGSKRDMGSSDTNRISAASVASTAIAAAQWAISQASQGSEGAWAPAEEQAADYAYYQPQEETYGAEPALYSHAYLKGSPAQPGSTLPGAKGEAVAAVAEPSLEPGVPGVDPLPVLQSFAQTTAVPVVYPPPSGAEATSTAQGTPAPAPAQAQPYTIVSPAVLKPEAQSTTQASGTAVPAPSPGLPLPSPAPPEPYGQYPVPDVSTYQYDETSGYYYDPLTGLYYDPNSQYYYNAQSQQYLYWDGERRTYVPASDQAVDAHKEGSGSSAKEGKEKKEKHKTKTAQQIAKDMERWARSLNKQKENFRNSFQPVSALREDERRESATADAGYAILEKKGALAERQHAPMDLPKLTSDDRLSPPRGLVAAYSGESDSEEEPERAADREEKLTDWHKLACLLCRRQFPSKEALIRHQQLSGLHKQNLEIHRRAHLSEQELEALEKNDMEMKYRDRAAERREKYGVPEPPEPKRRKYAAVTPATVDFEQPTRDGLGSDNIGSRMLQAMGWKEGSGLGRQKQGILNPIEAQTRVRGSGLGARGSSYGLSASESYRETLHKTMLTRFNEAE, from the exons ATGGAGTATGAACGGAG aggtgggcgcggGGACCGGATGGGGCGCTATGGCGCTGCTGAGCGGTGCCAGGACGATGGGGCGGATGGGCGGACCCAGCGAGACCACGACTACCGGGACATGGATTATCGCTCGTATCCCCGGGACTTCAGCAGCCACGAGGCCGCCCCCGAGTACGACTCGTCGGAGGAGCAGAGTGCcgag GACTCCTATGAGGCCTCCTCCGGGTCGGAGACGCAGCACAAGCGAGACAGCCCCACTGAGCCCCTGGGCTACCCCGGCGACGGGGACTACCGCGACCAGGACTACCGGCCTGAaccggaggaggagcagaaggCCAGCAGCATTGTCATGCTGAGGATGCTGCCCCAGTCCGCCACCGAGAACGAT ATCCGGGCCCTGCTGCAGGCGCAAGGGATCCAGCCCCGGGAGGTGCGGCTGATGCGGAACAAAGCCTCAG GTCAGAGCCGCGGCTTCGCCTTCGTCGAGTTTAATCACTTGCAGGACGCTACCCGATGGATGGAAGCCAATCAG CGCTCCCTCAGCATCCTGGGCCAGAAAGCCTCCATGCACTACAGTGACCCCAAGCCCAAGATCAACGAGGACTGGCTCTGCAGCAAG TGTGGAGTGCAGAACTTCAAACGAAGAGAGAAATGCTTTAAATGTGGTGTCCCCAAAGCAG AGGCTGAGCAGAAGCTGCCTCCAGGGAGCCGGCTGGACCAGCTGGTGGCTCTGTCAGGCCGGGAGCTGAGTCAGGGCCTGCTACCTCTACCCCAGCCCTACCAGGCTGCAATGCTGTCAGCAACCCAGCCCCTGTCACAGGCGTCGGAGCCCAGCGCTGAGAATGCCAATGACA CCATCATCCTACGGAACCTGAACCCGCACAGCACCATGGAGTCGATCCTGGCGGCCCTGGCGCCCTACGCTGTGCTCTCGGCCTCCAACGTCCGTGTCATCAAAGACAAGCAGACCCAGCTCAACCGCGGCTTTGCCTTCATACAGCTCGCCACCATCGTG gaggcagcccagctgctgcagatcctgcaggccctgcatcCCGCGCTGCACATCGACGGCAAGACCATCAACGTCGAGTTTGCCAAGGGCTCCAAGCG GGACATGGGCTCCTCAGACACCAACCGCATCAGCGCCGCCTCCGTTGCCAGCACTGCAATCGCCGCAGCCCAGTGGGCCATCTCCCAG GCATCGCAGGGCAGCGAGGGGGCCTGGGCGCCCGCGGAGGAGCAGGCTGCCGACTACGCCTACTACCAGCCACAGGAGGAGACCTACGGTGCCGAGCCAGCGCTCTACTCCCATGCCTACCTGAAGGGCTCCCCGGCCCAACCCGGCAGCACCCTGCCTGGGGCCAAGGGGGAGGCTGTGGCTGCAG tggcagagccatcGCTGGAGCCTGGTGTGCCGGGTGTGGACCCGCTTCCTGTGCTGCAGAGCTTCGCCCAGACCACCGCCGTGCCTGTTGTGTACCCACCGCCCAGCGGGGCCGAGGCCACATCCACTGCCCAGggcactcctgcccctgcccctgcccag GCCCAGCCCTACACCATCGTGTCCCCGGCCGTGCTGAAGCCAGAGGCGCAGAGCACAACCCAAGCGTCTGGCactgctgtccctgcccccagccccggcctgccactgcccagccccGCGCCGCCGGAGCCCTACGGCCAGTACC CCGTCCCAGACGTATCCACCTACCAGTACGATGAGACCTCCGGCTACTACTACGACCCGCTGACCGGTCTCTACTACGACCCCAACTCGCag TACTACTACAATGCACAGAGCCAGCAGTACCTGTACTGGGACGGTGAGCGCCGGACCTACGTGCCAGCCTCTGACCAGGCTGTGGACGCTCACAAGGAGGGCTCGGGCAGCAGTGCCAAGGAGGGCAAGGAGAAGAAGGAGAAACACAAGACCAAAACAGCTCAGCAG ATCGCCAAGGACATGGAGCGCTGGGCTCGCAGCCTCAACAAGCAGAAGGAGAATTTCAGGAACAGCTTCCAGCCGGTCAGTGCGCTCCGGGAGGACGAGCGGCGTGAGTCGGCCACAGCCGACGCTGGCTACGCCATCCTCGAGAAGAAG GGGGCGCTGGCCGAGAGGCAGCACGCACCCATGGACCTGCCCAAGCTGACCAGTGACGACAGGCTG AGCCCGCCACGGGGGCTGGTGGCTGCATACAGCGGGGAGAGCGACAGCGAGGAGGAGCCAGAGCGAGCTGCTGACCGGGAAGAGAAGCTGACAGACTGGCACAAGCTGGCTTGTCTGCTCTGTCGCCGGCAGTTCCCCAGCAAGGAGGCGCTCATCCGCCACCAGCAGCTCTCAGGCCTGCACaag CAAAACCTGGAGATTCATCGCCGTGCCCACCTgtcagagcaggagctggaggcacTGGAGAAGAACGACATGGAG ATGAAGTACCGGGACCGTGCGGCGGAGCGCCGGGAGAAATACGGTGTCCCAGAGCCACCGGAGCCCAAGAGGAGGAAATATGCCGCTGTGACACCTGCCACTGT AGACTTTGAGCAGCCGACGCGGGATGGGCTGGGCAGCGACAACATTGGAAGCCGCATGCTGCAGGCCATGGGCTGGAAGGAAGGCAGCGGCCTGGGCCGCCAGAAGCAGGGCATTCTGAACCCCATCGAG gcgcAGACCCGAGTACGCGGCTCCGGCCTGGGGGCCCGCGGCAGCTCCTACGGGCTCTCGGCCTCCGAGTCGTACCGGGAGACGCTGCACAAGACCATGCTGACCCGCTTCAACGAGGCCGAGTAa
- the RBM10 gene encoding RNA-binding protein 10 isoform X1, whose protein sequence is MEYERRGGRGDRMGRYGAAERCQDDGADGRTQRDHDYRDMDYRSYPRDFSSHEAAPEYDSSEEQSAEDSYEASSGSETQHKRDSPTEPLGYPGDGDYRDQDYRPEPEEEQKASSIVMLRMLPQSATENDIRALLQAQGIQPREVRLMRNKASGQSRGFAFVEFNHLQDATRWMEANQRSLSILGQKASMHYSDPKPKINEDWLCSKCGVQNFKRREKCFKCGVPKAEAEQKLPPGSRLDQLVALSGRELSQGLLPLPQPYQAAMLSATQPLSQASEPSAENANDTIILRNLNPHSTMESILAALAPYAVLSASNVRVIKDKQTQLNRGFAFIQLATIVEAAQLLQILQALHPALHIDGKTINVEFAKGSKRDMGSSDTNRISAASVASTAIAAAQWAISQASQGSEGAWAPAEEQAADYAYYQPQEETYGAEPALYSHAYLKGSPAQPGSTLPGAKGEAVAAVAEPSLEPGVPGVDPLPVLQSFAQTTAVPVVYPPPSGAEATSTAQGTPAPAPAQAQPYTIVSPAVLKPEAQSTTQASGTAVPAPSPGLPLPSPAPPEPYGQYPVPDVSTYQYDETSGYYYDPLTGLYYDPNSQYYYNAQSQQYLYWDGERRTYVPASDQAVDAHKEGSGSSAKEGKEKKEKHKTKTAQQIAKDMERWARSLNKQKENFRNSFQPVSALREDERRESATADAGYAILEKKGALAERQHAPMDLPKLTSDDRLSPPRGLVAAYSGESDSEEEPERAADREEKLTDWHKLACLLCRRQFPSKEALIRHQQLSGLHKQNLEIHRRAHLSEQELEALEKNDMEQMKYRDRAAERREKYGVPEPPEPKRRKYAAVTPATVDFEQPTRDGLGSDNIGSRMLQAMGWKEGSGLGRQKQGILNPIEAQTRVRGSGLGARGSSYGLSASESYRETLHKTMLTRFNEAE, encoded by the exons ATGGAGTATGAACGGAG aggtgggcgcggGGACCGGATGGGGCGCTATGGCGCTGCTGAGCGGTGCCAGGACGATGGGGCGGATGGGCGGACCCAGCGAGACCACGACTACCGGGACATGGATTATCGCTCGTATCCCCGGGACTTCAGCAGCCACGAGGCCGCCCCCGAGTACGACTCGTCGGAGGAGCAGAGTGCcgag GACTCCTATGAGGCCTCCTCCGGGTCGGAGACGCAGCACAAGCGAGACAGCCCCACTGAGCCCCTGGGCTACCCCGGCGACGGGGACTACCGCGACCAGGACTACCGGCCTGAaccggaggaggagcagaaggCCAGCAGCATTGTCATGCTGAGGATGCTGCCCCAGTCCGCCACCGAGAACGAT ATCCGGGCCCTGCTGCAGGCGCAAGGGATCCAGCCCCGGGAGGTGCGGCTGATGCGGAACAAAGCCTCAG GTCAGAGCCGCGGCTTCGCCTTCGTCGAGTTTAATCACTTGCAGGACGCTACCCGATGGATGGAAGCCAATCAG CGCTCCCTCAGCATCCTGGGCCAGAAAGCCTCCATGCACTACAGTGACCCCAAGCCCAAGATCAACGAGGACTGGCTCTGCAGCAAG TGTGGAGTGCAGAACTTCAAACGAAGAGAGAAATGCTTTAAATGTGGTGTCCCCAAAGCAG AGGCTGAGCAGAAGCTGCCTCCAGGGAGCCGGCTGGACCAGCTGGTGGCTCTGTCAGGCCGGGAGCTGAGTCAGGGCCTGCTACCTCTACCCCAGCCCTACCAGGCTGCAATGCTGTCAGCAACCCAGCCCCTGTCACAGGCGTCGGAGCCCAGCGCTGAGAATGCCAATGACA CCATCATCCTACGGAACCTGAACCCGCACAGCACCATGGAGTCGATCCTGGCGGCCCTGGCGCCCTACGCTGTGCTCTCGGCCTCCAACGTCCGTGTCATCAAAGACAAGCAGACCCAGCTCAACCGCGGCTTTGCCTTCATACAGCTCGCCACCATCGTG gaggcagcccagctgctgcagatcctgcaggccctgcatcCCGCGCTGCACATCGACGGCAAGACCATCAACGTCGAGTTTGCCAAGGGCTCCAAGCG GGACATGGGCTCCTCAGACACCAACCGCATCAGCGCCGCCTCCGTTGCCAGCACTGCAATCGCCGCAGCCCAGTGGGCCATCTCCCAG GCATCGCAGGGCAGCGAGGGGGCCTGGGCGCCCGCGGAGGAGCAGGCTGCCGACTACGCCTACTACCAGCCACAGGAGGAGACCTACGGTGCCGAGCCAGCGCTCTACTCCCATGCCTACCTGAAGGGCTCCCCGGCCCAACCCGGCAGCACCCTGCCTGGGGCCAAGGGGGAGGCTGTGGCTGCAG tggcagagccatcGCTGGAGCCTGGTGTGCCGGGTGTGGACCCGCTTCCTGTGCTGCAGAGCTTCGCCCAGACCACCGCCGTGCCTGTTGTGTACCCACCGCCCAGCGGGGCCGAGGCCACATCCACTGCCCAGggcactcctgcccctgcccctgcccag GCCCAGCCCTACACCATCGTGTCCCCGGCCGTGCTGAAGCCAGAGGCGCAGAGCACAACCCAAGCGTCTGGCactgctgtccctgcccccagccccggcctgccactgcccagccccGCGCCGCCGGAGCCCTACGGCCAGTACC CCGTCCCAGACGTATCCACCTACCAGTACGATGAGACCTCCGGCTACTACTACGACCCGCTGACCGGTCTCTACTACGACCCCAACTCGCag TACTACTACAATGCACAGAGCCAGCAGTACCTGTACTGGGACGGTGAGCGCCGGACCTACGTGCCAGCCTCTGACCAGGCTGTGGACGCTCACAAGGAGGGCTCGGGCAGCAGTGCCAAGGAGGGCAAGGAGAAGAAGGAGAAACACAAGACCAAAACAGCTCAGCAG ATCGCCAAGGACATGGAGCGCTGGGCTCGCAGCCTCAACAAGCAGAAGGAGAATTTCAGGAACAGCTTCCAGCCGGTCAGTGCGCTCCGGGAGGACGAGCGGCGTGAGTCGGCCACAGCCGACGCTGGCTACGCCATCCTCGAGAAGAAG GGGGCGCTGGCCGAGAGGCAGCACGCACCCATGGACCTGCCCAAGCTGACCAGTGACGACAGGCTG AGCCCGCCACGGGGGCTGGTGGCTGCATACAGCGGGGAGAGCGACAGCGAGGAGGAGCCAGAGCGAGCTGCTGACCGGGAAGAGAAGCTGACAGACTGGCACAAGCTGGCTTGTCTGCTCTGTCGCCGGCAGTTCCCCAGCAAGGAGGCGCTCATCCGCCACCAGCAGCTCTCAGGCCTGCACaag CAAAACCTGGAGATTCATCGCCGTGCCCACCTgtcagagcaggagctggaggcacTGGAGAAGAACGACATGGAG CAGATGAAGTACCGGGACCGTGCGGCGGAGCGCCGGGAGAAATACGGTGTCCCAGAGCCACCGGAGCCCAAGAGGAGGAAATATGCCGCTGTGACACCTGCCACTGT AGACTTTGAGCAGCCGACGCGGGATGGGCTGGGCAGCGACAACATTGGAAGCCGCATGCTGCAGGCCATGGGCTGGAAGGAAGGCAGCGGCCTGGGCCGCCAGAAGCAGGGCATTCTGAACCCCATCGAG gcgcAGACCCGAGTACGCGGCTCCGGCCTGGGGGCCCGCGGCAGCTCCTACGGGCTCTCGGCCTCCGAGTCGTACCGGGAGACGCTGCACAAGACCATGCTGACCCGCTTCAACGAGGCCGAGTAa
- the LOC142025077 gene encoding uncharacterized protein LOC142025077 isoform X2 gives MAAPSWSERVRELLKRMNNFHEPGSSQERCLPFLVAGQRVGSAPPQVAQRLQDYPAVFTVYPAPGRIELHPQLVSHEQRTAAVGQVLGELRELGDFPCLRGWRDEHYEVMAQFWDPPLFSMERAATSLLGVHCYGVHVNGYTWRQGQPCMWLGRRTLSKPTYPGRLDNLAAGGIAAGLGVMETLLKECQEEACIPPTLAAQARPVGTISYTYEDARGIFPECQFVFDLELPPDFEPQVGDGEMQEFRLLGLEEVKEAIPAGDFKPNCALVALDFLIRHGHIQPDHEPHYAELVMGLHRPL, from the exons ATGGCGGCTCCCTCATGGTCCGAGCGGGTCCGGGAGCTGCTGAAGAGGATGAACAACTTCCACGAGCCCg GCTCGTCCCAGGAGCGGTGCCTGCCCTTCCTGGTGGCTGGGCAGCGCGTGGGCTCCGCGCCCCCCCAGGTTGCCCAGCGCCTCCAGGACTACCCGGCCGTGTTCACCGTGTACCCCGCGCCCGGCCGCATCGAGCTGCACCCGCAGCTGGTGTCCCACGAGCAGCGCACGGCCGCCGTGGGGCAGGTGCTCGGGGAGCTCCGCGAGCTGGGGGACTTCCCCTGCCTGCGCGGGTGGAGAGACGAG CACTATGAGGTGATGGCCCAGTTCTGGGATCCCCCCCTGTTCAGCATGGAGCGTGCAGCCACCT cactgcTGGGTGTTCACTGCTATGGCGTCCACGTCAACGGCTACACCTGGCGCCAGGGCCAGCCCTGCATGTGGCTGGGCCGCCGCACCCTGAGCAAGCCCACCTACCCCGGCCGCCTGGACAacctg GCGGCCGGGGGCAttgcggcagggctgggggtgatggAGACACTGTTGAAGGAGTGCCAGGAGGAAGCCTGTATCCCACCCACACTGGCTGCCCAGGCCCGGCCCGTGGGCACCATCAG ctacaCCTACGAGGACGCCCGCGGCATCTTCCCTGAGTGCCAGTTCGTCTTTGACCTAGAGCTGCCCCCAGACTTCGAGCCCCAGGTGGGCGATGGGGAGATGCAGGAGTTTCGGCTGCTGGGCCTGGAAGAG GTAAAGGAGGCAATCCCAGCCGGTGACTTCAAACCCAACTGTGCACTTGTCGCCCTTGATTTCCTCATCCGGCAcggccacatccagcctgaccaTG agccccactACGCTGAGCTGGTCATGGGGCTGCACCGCCCCCTGTGA
- the LOC142025077 gene encoding uncharacterized protein LOC142025077 isoform X3, protein MAAPSWSERVRELLKRMNNFHEPGSSQERCLPFLVAGQRVGSAPPQVAQRLQDYPAVFTVYPAPGRIELHPQLVSHEQRTAAVGQVLGELRELGDFPCLRGWRDEHYEVMAQFWDPPLFSMERAATCGRGHCGRAGGDGDTVEGVPGGSLYPTHTGCPGPARGHHQVKEAIPAGDFKPNCALVALDFLIRHGHIQPDHGENRARAQPTGAGSKGHQQGWLGAAGQDCAHLLLPTEPHYAELVMGLHRPL, encoded by the exons ATGGCGGCTCCCTCATGGTCCGAGCGGGTCCGGGAGCTGCTGAAGAGGATGAACAACTTCCACGAGCCCg GCTCGTCCCAGGAGCGGTGCCTGCCCTTCCTGGTGGCTGGGCAGCGCGTGGGCTCCGCGCCCCCCCAGGTTGCCCAGCGCCTCCAGGACTACCCGGCCGTGTTCACCGTGTACCCCGCGCCCGGCCGCATCGAGCTGCACCCGCAGCTGGTGTCCCACGAGCAGCGCACGGCCGCCGTGGGGCAGGTGCTCGGGGAGCTCCGCGAGCTGGGGGACTTCCCCTGCCTGCGCGGGTGGAGAGACGAG CACTATGAGGTGATGGCCCAGTTCTGGGATCCCCCCCTGTTCAGCATGGAGCGTGCAGCCACCT GCGGCCGGGGGCAttgcggcagggctgggggtgatggAGACACTGTTGAAGGAGTGCCAGGAGGAAGCCTGTATCCCACCCACACTGGCTGCCCAGGCCCGGCCCGTGGGCACCATCAG GTAAAGGAGGCAATCCCAGCCGGTGACTTCAAACCCAACTGTGCACTTGTCGCCCTTGATTTCCTCATCCGGCAcggccacatccagcctgaccaTGGTGAGAACAGAGCCCGGGctcagcccactggggctgggagcaaggggcaccagcagggctggctgggggctgcaggccaggactGTGCTCACCTCCTTctccccacagagccccactACGCTGAGCTGGTCATGGGGCTGCACCGCCCCCTGTGA
- the LOC142025077 gene encoding uncharacterized protein LOC142025077 isoform X1 gives MAAPSWSERVRELLKRMNNFHEPGSSQERCLPFLVAGQRVGSAPPQVAQRLQDYPAVFTVYPAPGRIELHPQLVSHEQRTAAVGQVLGELRELGDFPCLRGWRDEHYEVMAQFWDPPLFSMERAATSLLGVHCYGVHVNGYTWRQGQPCMWLGRRTLSKPTYPGRLDNLAAGGIAAGLGVMETLLKECQEEACIPPTLAAQARPVGTISYTYEDARGIFPECQFVFDLELPPDFEPQVGDGEMQEFRLLGLEEVKEAIPAGDFKPNCALVALDFLIRHGHIQPDHGENRARAQPTGAGSKGHQQGWLGAAGQDCAHLLLPTEPHYAELVMGLHRPL, from the exons ATGGCGGCTCCCTCATGGTCCGAGCGGGTCCGGGAGCTGCTGAAGAGGATGAACAACTTCCACGAGCCCg GCTCGTCCCAGGAGCGGTGCCTGCCCTTCCTGGTGGCTGGGCAGCGCGTGGGCTCCGCGCCCCCCCAGGTTGCCCAGCGCCTCCAGGACTACCCGGCCGTGTTCACCGTGTACCCCGCGCCCGGCCGCATCGAGCTGCACCCGCAGCTGGTGTCCCACGAGCAGCGCACGGCCGCCGTGGGGCAGGTGCTCGGGGAGCTCCGCGAGCTGGGGGACTTCCCCTGCCTGCGCGGGTGGAGAGACGAG CACTATGAGGTGATGGCCCAGTTCTGGGATCCCCCCCTGTTCAGCATGGAGCGTGCAGCCACCT cactgcTGGGTGTTCACTGCTATGGCGTCCACGTCAACGGCTACACCTGGCGCCAGGGCCAGCCCTGCATGTGGCTGGGCCGCCGCACCCTGAGCAAGCCCACCTACCCCGGCCGCCTGGACAacctg GCGGCCGGGGGCAttgcggcagggctgggggtgatggAGACACTGTTGAAGGAGTGCCAGGAGGAAGCCTGTATCCCACCCACACTGGCTGCCCAGGCCCGGCCCGTGGGCACCATCAG ctacaCCTACGAGGACGCCCGCGGCATCTTCCCTGAGTGCCAGTTCGTCTTTGACCTAGAGCTGCCCCCAGACTTCGAGCCCCAGGTGGGCGATGGGGAGATGCAGGAGTTTCGGCTGCTGGGCCTGGAAGAG GTAAAGGAGGCAATCCCAGCCGGTGACTTCAAACCCAACTGTGCACTTGTCGCCCTTGATTTCCTCATCCGGCAcggccacatccagcctgaccaTGGTGAGAACAGAGCCCGGGctcagcccactggggctgggagcaaggggcaccagcagggctggctgggggctgcaggccaggactGTGCTCACCTCCTTctccccacagagccccactACGCTGAGCTGGTCATGGGGCTGCACCGCCCCCTGTGA
- the LOC142025077 gene encoding uncharacterized protein LOC142025077 isoform X4 produces MAAPSWSERVRELLKRMNNFHEPGSSQERCLPFLVAGQRVGSAPPQVAQRLQDYPAVFTVYPAPGRIELHPQLVSHEQRTAAVGQVLGELRELGDFPCLRGWRDEHYEVMAQFWDPPLFSMERAATSLLGVHCYGVHVNGYTWRQGQPCMWLGRRTLSKPTYPGRLDNLAAGGIAAGLGVMETLLKECQEEACIPPTLAAQARPVGTIRAAPRLRAPGGRWGDAGVSAAGPGRGKGGNPSR; encoded by the exons ATGGCGGCTCCCTCATGGTCCGAGCGGGTCCGGGAGCTGCTGAAGAGGATGAACAACTTCCACGAGCCCg GCTCGTCCCAGGAGCGGTGCCTGCCCTTCCTGGTGGCTGGGCAGCGCGTGGGCTCCGCGCCCCCCCAGGTTGCCCAGCGCCTCCAGGACTACCCGGCCGTGTTCACCGTGTACCCCGCGCCCGGCCGCATCGAGCTGCACCCGCAGCTGGTGTCCCACGAGCAGCGCACGGCCGCCGTGGGGCAGGTGCTCGGGGAGCTCCGCGAGCTGGGGGACTTCCCCTGCCTGCGCGGGTGGAGAGACGAG CACTATGAGGTGATGGCCCAGTTCTGGGATCCCCCCCTGTTCAGCATGGAGCGTGCAGCCACCT cactgcTGGGTGTTCACTGCTATGGCGTCCACGTCAACGGCTACACCTGGCGCCAGGGCCAGCCCTGCATGTGGCTGGGCCGCCGCACCCTGAGCAAGCCCACCTACCCCGGCCGCCTGGACAacctg GCGGCCGGGGGCAttgcggcagggctgggggtgatggAGACACTGTTGAAGGAGTGCCAGGAGGAAGCCTGTATCCCACCCACACTGGCTGCCCAGGCCCGGCCCGTGGGCACCATCAG AGCTGCCCCCAGACTTCGAGCCCCAGGTGGGCGATGGGGAGATGCAGGAGTTTCGGCTGCTGGGCCTGGAAGAG GTAAAGGAGGCAATCCCAGCCGGTGA